The DNA sequence ACCAGCGGCGAGGGGCGTTGTCAACCGCCTTCTTGCCGCCGGCTACCAGACGTCCCGCAACCGAGCAAGCGCCGTGCCCGGGTAGTAGTGCGCGAGGATCTCCTCGCAGGAACGCCCGGCGCGGGCCTGGCCGAGGGCCCCGTGCTGGCACATGCCCACGCCGTGCCCGTTGCCCCTGCCCCTCGCCGTGACGCGCACGACACGCCCGCCGCTCGTCTTCACATCGAGATCGAACCACGCGCTGCGCAGGATCCCACCGGTGTCGGGTCGCAGGAGCAGCCAGCGCACGCGGTCGCCGAAGACGCGGTACGTCCCCGAGGTCGTGCGCACCTCGAGCCACCGAACGCGTCCTGAAGGCGAACGCTCGGTGGCTGCGAGACCGACGATGTCGCCGATCGGCTCCCGCACCGGCGTTGACGCCACGGCGGGAAGCTGCCCTCGCACGAGCCGCGCGACCTCATCCCCCGTCCACGACACCGTCCACGTGAAGGACGGAGAGCTCCTGCACCAGGCGTCATCCGGGCGCGACGCTCTGCCGCCTCCGTCCGGCAGCGAGCGAAGGTACGGAAGCTCGCCGAGCTCCCACACTTCGTGCCGCGCCGCCGTGCGCCCGCCGCACGTGGAGTGGAAGTACGTGTGCGCGGGCCGCCCGGCGAACGTGAGGATAAGGCCCGCCGTTTCGAGGATCGCCCGGTCGCACACGGGGTCCTCGAAGTCGGCGCCCTGATAGAGCTGGTCGGCGATCGTCGCGAGCACGTCGAAGTCCCCGGCCGCCCGGCCGCCGCTCGACGCCGCGGCGTACGTCCGCGCCGCGACGGCCTGTGCCTTCACCGCCTCGATCTCAGCGGGCGACCGGGCGCCGATCTCCCCCGGCACGACGCCCCTGAGATACGCCTCCATGCCCACGACGTTCACGACCGTGAGCGAGCCCGGGGCGGCAGGGTACACCTCGATCTCGCCGCGGTAGGCGACGCCGTTCACGACCATCGCCGCCGGCGCTTCGGGGCGTAGCCTCACAGTCCCCTGCGCAAGTTCCAGGGACTGCCCCCCGCTCGAACGCGCGGTGATCCCCGCGTCGGTGCCGACGAACGTCCACTCCTCGCCCGAGGACGCCTGCAGGCGGCGGGCAGCGC is a window from the Candidatus Effluviviaceae Genus I sp. genome containing:
- a CDS encoding SpoIID/LytB domain-containing protein encodes the protein ARPEGPPGAGRPPDGAWDALTDQPIRVGLAASVESVVVSARGAFSLTVYSGAARRLQASSGEEWTFVGTDAGITARSSGGQSLELAQGTVRLRPEAPAAMVVNGVAYRGEIEVYPAAPGSLTVVNVVGMEAYLRGVVPGEIGARSPAEIEAVKAQAVAARTYAAASSGGRAAGDFDVLATIADQLYQGADFEDPVCDRAILETAGLILTFAGRPAHTYFHSTCGGRTAARHEVWELGELPYLRSLPDGGGRASRPDDAWCRSSPSFTWTVSWTGDEVARLVRGQLPAVASTPVREPIGDIVGLAATERSPSGRVRWLEVRTTSGTYRVFGDRVRWLLLRPDTGGILRSAWFDLDVKTSGGRVVRVTARGRGNGHGVGMCQHGALGQARAGRSCEEILAHYYPGTALARLRDVW